CTGAGCATCTGCTCGCTTGGCTACTGGCGCCGATACAAAAGTCGATGGGCGAGAACGCTCGATTAATCGTTTTGAGCCCTCACGAATATTTTTTCACGGAAATGAAAGCGGCATTTATCGGGGGTGTTCTGCTTTCCAGCCCTTGGATATTTTATCAAATTTGGCTTTTTGTGGCGCCTGGGCTTTATAAGACCGAAAAGAAGATGGCGGCGGTTTTTGTTGGCGTGACCGCGTTTTGTTTTGTTGGCGGGGTGATGTTCGCGCAGTATTGCGTGTTTCCATCCATGTTTAGTTTCTTCTTGGGAACTTTGCCTGCTTATATTGAAGGGCAATACTCGATTGGGCTTTTGTTCGCGTTTTCCAGTAACTTGTTGCTGGTTTTCGGGCTGGTATTTGAAACACCGGTGTTGGTATTTATGCTGGCGTTCATGGACTTGGTGGCGCTGAGCACGCTCAAATCGGTCAGGCGTTATGTGATTGTGGTGGCGTTTATTGTGGCAGCCATTTTGACGCCTACGCCTGATCCGATGACGCAGACCATGATGGCCGTGCCAATGATTCTACTTTATGAGCTGGGCTTATTTTTGGCGCGGCTCGCCAAAATGCGTCTTAATCAGGTCGCTGACCTCGTTTAGGCGATAGGGCTTACGCACATGGTGATAGCTGGCATCAACCGCTTCGTTATCCCCAAAGCCGCTGGTTAAGATGATGGGAATCTCAATTTTTTTCTCTTTAATTACCGCGATAGTGTCGTAACCGCCCAGCTTCGGCATTTTGAGGTCCATGAGAATTAGATCTGGTAAGGTCTGGCTCAAAAATTCAACGCATTCGACGCCATTTTCGACTTCGCTTACTTCATACTGCAAGGCTGCCAGGTGCTCAGCTAAAGCACGCCGGATAAAGTGCTCATCCTCGCAGATTAAAATATGCATATTATAAGTCTATTATATTTTATATAAAAATCCAATTATCTTGGCCTGAGGATAGAGGAAACATGCGGCAAATCATGGGCCTGGGAGCGATCTTGCTTCTAGCTGGGTGTTATTCTTCTGAAAAATCGATCCAAATAGACGGATCTAGTACTGTTTTTCCAATTTCGGAGGCGGTCGCTGAAGAATTTCAGAAAATCGATAAAGCCAAAGTCACCATCGGGGTGTCTGGAACAGGCGGAGGCTTCAAGAAGTTTTGCGCAGGCAAATTAGCCATTGCCATGGCCTCTCGGCTGATTTCGGTCTCCGAGAAGGCACATTGCTTAGAGCAAGGCATTCGATATCGGGAACTGAAGATTGCCATGGATGGCATTGTCATTGCCGTTCATCCTAAAAATAGCTGGATTTCGGCCATTAGCTTGGATGAGCTGAAGGCGTTATGGGAACCGGAGGCTGAGTACAAAGTAACTAAATGGCAGCAAATCAACCCCTCTTGGCCAGCAAAACCTGTGCATTTGTTTGCTCCGGGTGTGGATTCTGGGACCTATGACCACTTTACCAAGGTGGTTGTTGGCAAGGAGCATGCGTCCAGGGGGGATATAACTTCAAGCGAGGATGACAACGTGTTGGTACAAGGCATTTCTACCGATCCGCTAGCCTTGGGATTTATGGGATTTGGATATTATTTGGAAAATAAGGACAAATTGAAGGCCCTATCCGTCAACGGGGTGATGCCAACCTATGAGTCAATCCTTAATAAGACCTATGTGCCTTTATCAAGACCCCTGTTTCTGTACGTGGCTGAAAGGGAGTTTGCCAACCCTAAAGTGCTTCGACTGATCAAATTCTACTTAAATGACAGCGATGGTTTAATCAAAGAGGTAGGTTATGTTCCACTGCCACAAAAAACTATGCTGTGAAAATTTCTTCTTGGCCTTCTTGATGGCATCTGCGCTAATTAGCGTGGGCATTACGCTTGGCGTTTTGGTGGTCTTATTCACTGAGACGTTTATCTTTTTTGAGCAAGTATCTTGGCGAGATTTTTTGTTCGATACGAAGTGGACGCCGCTTTTTGCCAGCAAGCATTTTGGCATTTGGCCGCTGCTAGCAGGCACTTTTCTCACTTCGGCTATTGCGATGGCGGTGGCATTGCCTTTTGGTATTTTGGCGGCC
This sequence is a window from Myxococcota bacterium. Protein-coding genes within it:
- a CDS encoding response regulator, with protein sequence MHILICEDEHFIRRALAEHLAALQYEVSEVENGVECVEFLSQTLPDLILMDLKMPKLGGYDTIAVIKEKKIEIPIILTSGFGDNEAVDASYHHVRKPYRLNEVSDLIKTHFGEPRQK
- a CDS encoding PstS family phosphate ABC transporter substrate-binding protein, which codes for MRQIMGLGAILLLAGCYSSEKSIQIDGSSTVFPISEAVAEEFQKIDKAKVTIGVSGTGGGFKKFCAGKLAIAMASRLISVSEKAHCLEQGIRYRELKIAMDGIVIAVHPKNSWISAISLDELKALWEPEAEYKVTKWQQINPSWPAKPVHLFAPGVDSGTYDHFTKVVVGKEHASRGDITSSEDDNVLVQGISTDPLALGFMGFGYYLENKDKLKALSVNGVMPTYESILNKTYVPLSRPLFLYVAEREFANPKVLRLIKFYLNDSDGLIKEVGYVPLPQKTML
- the tatC gene encoding twin-arginine translocase subunit TatC, producing MTHLSDLRRMLVRALWGVLVGLIACFWAAEHLLAWLLAPIQKSMGENARLIVLSPHEYFFTEMKAAFIGGVLLSSPWIFYQIWLFVAPGLYKTEKKMAAVFVGVTAFCFVGGVMFAQYCVFPSMFSFFLGTLPAYIEGQYSIGLLFAFSSNLLLVFGLVFETPVLVFMLAFMDLVALSTLKSVRRYVIVVAFIVAAILTPTPDPMTQTMMAVPMILLYELGLFLARLAKMRLNQVADLV